In Pyxidicoccus xibeiensis, the following proteins share a genomic window:
- a CDS encoding metal-dependent hydrolase: MASIGHVAVGMALGRYEAGGASARRLGVAMALLSLLALLPDADVVAFKLGIPYAAPWGHRGASHSVVFAAGVAVAAALAARLLRAPAAKWGLLTFLAVASHGVLDALTNGGLGAALFWPFTDARYFAPVRPLPVSPIGSRMLSSRGLYVVAVELFAFIPFWAYALWPRGRRQEP, translated from the coding sequence ATGGCGAGCATCGGTCACGTGGCGGTGGGCATGGCCCTGGGGCGGTACGAGGCGGGCGGGGCATCCGCGCGCAGGCTGGGGGTTGCCATGGCGCTGCTCTCCCTGCTCGCCCTGCTCCCGGACGCGGACGTGGTGGCCTTCAAGCTGGGCATCCCCTACGCCGCGCCCTGGGGGCACCGGGGCGCCTCGCACTCGGTGGTCTTCGCCGCGGGCGTCGCGGTGGCCGCCGCGCTGGCGGCCCGGCTCCTGCGCGCTCCGGCCGCGAAGTGGGGCCTGCTCACGTTCCTCGCGGTGGCCAGCCACGGCGTGCTGGACGCGCTCACCAACGGCGGCCTGGGCGCGGCGCTGTTCTGGCCCTTCACGGACGCGCGCTACTTCGCGCCCGTGCGCCCGCTGCCGGTGTCGCCCATCGGCTCGAGGATGCTGTCCTCGCGCGGCCTGTACGTCGTCGCCGTGGAGCTGTTCGCCTTCATCCCGTTCTGGGCCTACGCGCTCTGGCCGCGCGGGCGCCGCCAGGAGCCGTGA
- the thpR gene encoding RNA 2',3'-cyclic phosphodiesterase: MRLFTAVTLGATIESRVTADFDRLRALAPHARWVKAEGVHLTLLFLGDVEEARLPALRDALEPVGPRHAPFVLSVGGGGSFGSPSRPRVLWADVRGATDALKALQADTASALQPLGFEPEHREYTAHLTLARSKDPRGDPALARCAQALEASDFGEGRVDRLVLFESRGGHYVPRVEVPLSRAG, from the coding sequence ATGCGCCTGTTCACCGCCGTCACGCTGGGAGCCACCATCGAGTCGCGCGTCACGGCGGATTTCGACCGGCTGCGCGCCCTGGCACCCCACGCCCGCTGGGTGAAGGCGGAGGGCGTCCACCTCACGCTGCTGTTCCTGGGTGACGTGGAGGAGGCGCGGCTGCCCGCCCTGCGCGACGCGCTGGAGCCCGTGGGCCCGCGCCACGCGCCCTTCGTGCTGTCGGTGGGGGGTGGGGGCAGCTTCGGCTCGCCCTCGCGCCCGCGCGTGCTCTGGGCGGACGTGCGCGGGGCCACGGACGCACTGAAGGCACTCCAGGCGGACACGGCCTCCGCGCTCCAGCCGCTGGGCTTCGAGCCCGAGCACCGGGAGTACACCGCGCACCTCACGCTGGCGCGCTCGAAGGACCCGCGCGGAGACCCGGCGCTGGCACGGTGCGCCCAGGCGCTGGAGGCGTCGGACTTCGGCGAGGGGCGCGTGGACCGGCTGGTCCTCTTCGAGAGCCGGGGTGGCCACTACGTGCCCCGGGTGGAAGTGCCGCTCAGCCGCGCGGGCTAG
- a CDS encoding YiiX family permuted papain-like enzyme encodes MRWSVLLAVWLGAHGAVAAPREDLEAELRTGDIVLHTSRSRQSQFIQVATESPLSHVGMVEVTPEGAWVVEAVQPVQRVRFAKWKARGLKGRILVLRPKELSDAQRQQAVDAAKAHLGKPYDLRFEWGDEAMYCSELVRKAYARGAGVEYGKLERLGSLKVKGLEKPMRERYGRKVPVELELVTPASLAVDARLEVVHSDFPAVR; translated from the coding sequence ATGCGGTGGAGTGTGTTGCTGGCGGTGTGGCTCGGTGCCCACGGTGCGGTTGCCGCGCCACGGGAGGACCTGGAGGCGGAGCTGCGGACGGGGGACATCGTGCTGCACACGTCCCGCTCTCGGCAGTCCCAGTTCATCCAGGTGGCGACGGAGAGCCCGCTGTCCCACGTGGGCATGGTGGAGGTGACGCCGGAGGGCGCGTGGGTGGTGGAGGCGGTGCAGCCGGTGCAGCGCGTGCGGTTCGCGAAGTGGAAGGCGCGGGGGCTGAAGGGGCGCATCCTGGTGCTGCGGCCGAAGGAGCTGAGCGACGCGCAGCGGCAGCAGGCGGTGGACGCGGCGAAGGCGCACCTGGGCAAGCCGTACGACCTGCGCTTCGAGTGGGGCGACGAGGCGATGTACTGCTCGGAGCTGGTGCGCAAGGCGTATGCGCGGGGCGCGGGCGTGGAGTACGGGAAGCTGGAGCGGCTGGGCTCGCTGAAGGTGAAGGGGCTGGAGAAGCCCATGCGCGAGCGGTACGGCAGGAAGGTGCCCGTGGAGTTGGAGCTGGTGACGCCCGCGAGCCTCGCCGTGGATGCCCGGCTGGAGGTGGTGCACTCGGACTTTCCGGCGGTGAGGTAG
- a CDS encoding putative metal-binding motif-containing protein, producing the protein MRRVLLLLSLFALASCKEEPTQGAVKLTVTYSGFRPRCVLVLARDTASGKELSKTVEGKGEPSGGSLVVAVLPPDDWGSAVAVEARAFERAGCEGNPVASQASSATLTPGVPSPVTLTLTAVDDDGDGFVSPVTNGTDCQDKAATIYPGAEERCNDVDDNCDGVLDVTTFQLGQSCREGDSCQGTYRCNASGAAYCDLPTATLAYPDVDRDGHGKKDATAERFCGAVPAGYTTGAADDCDDSRMSVRPGAQELCNDVDDDCDGTEDEDYAAQLGMACTTSQKCAGRNICDTSTGTAVTCMGTEDPTAWYLDGDSDNYGGATVVQSCQRPSERHLAQGGDCNDGNRFTRPGAQELCDQEDNDCNAATEDTSVCPAGGPRWAARVIPGGAILSGISLWGDGGVWVSGTGGALAVKKPEESAFTSRAGICDSSPWYGIWADPRSGRAYLGGTNGRLGIVADADATSCQRNPPSARSDTWGLVGFADGSGVKLFGAGYIPPTVVLPDGHAFVWDGTASAVTVTLFDLLPRYDIHGLVNGPIFAVGANAVAQAAIHRFDAMQGTWVRMTDGVSGGMLNAVRVVHPQLAYAVGNNGTVLKWEGGNWAAMTTKPTNDHLGGVEAFGPSAVYVASRAGKIYRFNGAQWSEVGSPGGSLFRMAGTHPGDLWVVGDGGRVIHWPQ; encoded by the coding sequence ATGCGACGCGTCCTGTTGCTCCTTTCGCTCTTCGCGCTGGCTTCCTGCAAGGAAGAGCCGACCCAAGGCGCCGTGAAGCTCACGGTGACCTACTCCGGCTTCCGGCCCCGCTGCGTCCTCGTGCTGGCCCGGGATACGGCCAGTGGGAAGGAGCTCTCGAAGACGGTGGAGGGCAAGGGCGAGCCCTCGGGGGGCTCCCTCGTCGTGGCCGTGCTCCCGCCGGACGACTGGGGCAGCGCGGTGGCCGTCGAGGCCCGCGCCTTCGAGCGCGCCGGCTGCGAAGGGAATCCGGTGGCGAGCCAGGCGTCGAGCGCCACGCTGACGCCTGGCGTCCCGAGCCCGGTGACGCTGACGCTGACCGCGGTGGACGACGACGGAGACGGCTTCGTCTCCCCTGTCACCAACGGCACGGACTGTCAGGACAAGGCGGCCACCATCTACCCCGGCGCGGAGGAGCGCTGCAACGACGTGGACGACAACTGCGACGGCGTGCTGGATGTGACGACGTTCCAGCTGGGCCAGTCGTGCAGGGAGGGAGACAGCTGCCAGGGCACGTACCGCTGCAACGCGAGCGGCGCGGCGTACTGCGACCTTCCGACGGCCACCCTGGCCTATCCGGACGTGGACCGGGACGGGCATGGGAAGAAGGACGCCACCGCCGAGCGCTTCTGCGGCGCCGTTCCCGCCGGCTACACCACCGGGGCCGCCGACGACTGCGACGACTCACGCATGAGCGTGCGCCCTGGCGCCCAGGAGCTGTGCAACGACGTGGATGACGACTGTGACGGCACCGAGGACGAGGACTACGCCGCGCAGCTCGGAATGGCCTGCACCACGTCGCAGAAGTGCGCGGGCCGGAACATCTGCGATACCAGCACTGGAACCGCAGTCACCTGCATGGGCACGGAGGATCCGACTGCCTGGTACCTTGATGGGGACAGCGACAACTACGGCGGCGCCACCGTGGTGCAGTCCTGTCAGCGCCCGAGTGAGCGGCACCTCGCACAGGGTGGCGACTGCAATGACGGCAACCGGTTCACCCGTCCGGGTGCTCAGGAGCTGTGCGACCAGGAGGACAACGACTGCAATGCCGCCACCGAGGACACCAGCGTGTGCCCGGCGGGTGGACCGCGCTGGGCGGCTCGGGTCATCCCTGGCGGCGCCATCCTCAGTGGCATCTCCCTGTGGGGGGACGGTGGAGTGTGGGTGTCGGGCACCGGTGGCGCGCTCGCCGTCAAGAAGCCGGAGGAGTCCGCCTTCACGTCTCGCGCAGGCATCTGTGACTCGAGCCCCTGGTATGGCATCTGGGCGGACCCGCGCAGTGGCCGCGCCTATCTGGGCGGGACCAACGGGCGGCTGGGCATCGTCGCGGATGCGGACGCCACCTCCTGCCAGCGCAATCCCCCCAGCGCGCGCAGCGACACCTGGGGACTGGTGGGATTTGCTGACGGCAGCGGCGTGAAGCTCTTTGGGGCGGGCTACATTCCCCCGACCGTCGTGCTCCCAGACGGGCACGCCTTCGTATGGGACGGCACTGCTTCCGCGGTGACCGTCACACTTTTCGACCTTCTGCCGCGCTACGACATCCATGGCCTGGTCAATGGCCCCATCTTCGCTGTTGGAGCAAACGCGGTCGCCCAGGCTGCCATCCACCGGTTCGATGCCATGCAGGGAACCTGGGTGCGGATGACCGACGGCGTGAGCGGAGGAATGCTCAACGCCGTCAGGGTGGTCCATCCACAGCTGGCCTATGCCGTGGGCAACAACGGCACCGTGCTGAAGTGGGAGGGCGGCAACTGGGCTGCCATGACGACGAAGCCCACCAATGACCATCTGGGCGGCGTGGAGGCCTTTGGCCCGTCAGCCGTGTACGTGGCGTCCCGCGCGGGGAAGATCTACCGCTTCAACGGGGCCCAGTGGTCCGAGGTCGGCAGTCCAGGCGGCAGCCTCTTCCGCATGGCCGGCACCCACCCCGGTGACCTCTGGGTCGTCGGCGATGGGGGCCGTGTCATCCACTGGCCGCAGTGA
- a CDS encoding putative metal-binding motif-containing protein, with amino-acid sequence MRHVLLLLPVLVLAGCKEKIPQGAVKLTVTYEGFRPECVLVTARDTADSSKKLSEEVAGKGERTGGALVIAVLLPADWSASVEVEAQAFEQSCAGKMVTSHSARVAVTQGEAAKAELLLSARDQDQDGYVAVLNGGTDCRDTDAAMHPGAEELCNDVDDNCDGQQDTVELRLGQVCTEGAGCEGTRNCGVNGTVVCNVPNATLAYPDVDRDNRGERNVAATAFCSGVPAGYVTTPNDDCDDTRAHVFPGADERCDGLDNDCDGPSDEDFPQLDMNCTDPMTQCGGRWRCTTGGNALECLVSQPVPTWYLDEDGDGFGRNEGSQQGCTRPTGSYVNQGGDCDDGNRFTRPGANELCDALDNNCDGQPEAATACPGGTRSWVERTEGGGSQVWRSVSTWTPGGAWVVGNNNRRAVQTPPNTTFTVTDSAAGGCGDNTGGDSTAWYSVWADPTTGRATLSSGGGRLAHQATNATACTQVLSTNLATHGIVGIPGGGGIEFWGASASTSSGEGEGAAFSWNGVSTSVTFNTPTNDIGFVFDVHGVSRDVLFWAGGYDAASGFTPGPRIYRFDSANNEWDTQSVQNIQGLARLNGVWVVNEKLAFAVGNAGSVVRWTDTGWSRVTFTNNHNLTSVVAFGASSVYVTCTSGHVYRYDGQSWHEFLSFPGTVFNDIAGTSPEDLWVVGTNGKIFHWPR; translated from the coding sequence ATGCGACACGTCCTGTTGCTGCTCCCCGTCCTCGTGCTGGCTGGCTGCAAGGAAAAGATTCCCCAGGGTGCCGTGAAGCTCACGGTGACCTACGAGGGCTTCCGGCCTGAGTGCGTCCTCGTGACGGCCCGCGACACGGCAGACAGCAGCAAGAAGCTCTCCGAGGAAGTGGCCGGGAAGGGCGAGCGAACTGGAGGCGCCCTCGTCATTGCCGTGCTCCTGCCGGCTGACTGGAGCGCGTCGGTAGAGGTGGAGGCCCAGGCCTTCGAGCAGAGCTGCGCGGGCAAGATGGTGACGAGCCACTCGGCGCGCGTCGCGGTGACTCAAGGCGAGGCCGCGAAGGCGGAGCTGCTGCTGTCCGCCAGGGACCAGGACCAGGACGGCTACGTGGCCGTTCTCAATGGTGGCACGGACTGTCGGGACACCGATGCCGCCATGCATCCGGGTGCCGAGGAGCTGTGCAACGACGTGGACGACAACTGCGACGGCCAGCAGGACACCGTGGAGCTCCGGCTGGGTCAGGTGTGCACGGAAGGCGCGGGCTGCGAGGGCACCCGGAACTGTGGCGTCAACGGGACGGTGGTCTGCAACGTGCCGAACGCCACGCTGGCGTACCCGGACGTGGACCGGGACAACCGGGGTGAGCGGAACGTCGCCGCGACTGCGTTCTGCAGCGGCGTGCCGGCAGGCTACGTCACCACCCCGAATGATGACTGCGACGACACCCGCGCCCACGTGTTCCCCGGAGCCGATGAGCGCTGCGACGGCCTGGACAATGACTGCGACGGGCCGAGCGACGAGGACTTCCCGCAGCTCGACATGAACTGCACCGACCCGATGACGCAGTGTGGTGGGCGGTGGAGGTGCACCACGGGCGGCAATGCCCTGGAGTGCCTGGTGTCCCAGCCGGTGCCGACCTGGTACCTGGATGAGGACGGAGATGGGTTCGGCCGGAATGAGGGCTCGCAGCAGGGCTGTACGCGGCCGACGGGCAGCTACGTCAATCAGGGCGGTGACTGCGATGACGGCAATCGCTTCACACGCCCTGGCGCGAATGAGCTTTGCGACGCGCTCGACAACAACTGCGATGGTCAGCCCGAGGCCGCGACGGCCTGCCCCGGCGGTACGCGTTCGTGGGTGGAGCGCACCGAAGGCGGAGGAAGCCAGGTATGGCGCTCGGTCTCCACCTGGACGCCCGGCGGAGCATGGGTCGTGGGGAACAACAACCGTCGCGCCGTGCAGACCCCGCCAAACACCACGTTCACGGTGACGGACTCGGCCGCAGGGGGTTGCGGTGACAACACAGGGGGTGATTCCACCGCATGGTATTCCGTCTGGGCGGACCCGACCACCGGTCGTGCCACGCTCAGCTCGGGGGGAGGGCGGCTTGCCCATCAGGCAACGAACGCTACTGCCTGCACCCAGGTGCTCAGCACCAATCTGGCGACGCATGGCATCGTCGGCATCCCGGGTGGAGGCGGCATTGAGTTCTGGGGAGCGAGTGCAAGCACCTCCTCCGGCGAAGGCGAAGGAGCGGCTTTCAGTTGGAATGGCGTCAGCACCTCAGTGACGTTCAACACACCCACCAATGACATTGGCTTCGTGTTCGACGTCCACGGAGTTTCCCGAGACGTGCTCTTCTGGGCGGGAGGGTATGACGCTGCCTCTGGATTCACCCCTGGGCCGCGCATCTATCGCTTCGACTCCGCCAACAACGAGTGGGACACGCAATCCGTGCAGAACATCCAAGGGCTCGCTCGTCTCAACGGGGTCTGGGTCGTGAATGAGAAGCTCGCATTCGCCGTGGGAAATGCAGGTTCGGTCGTGCGCTGGACCGACACGGGCTGGAGTCGAGTCACCTTCACCAACAACCACAACCTGACTTCCGTCGTGGCCTTCGGCGCATCCTCGGTCTACGTGACGTGCACGAGTGGCCACGTCTATCGTTACGATGGCCAGAGCTGGCATGAGTTCCTCTCGTTCCCAGGCACCGTGTTCAACGACATCGCCGGCACCAGCCCGGAGGACCTCTGGGTGGTGGGCACCAACGGGAAGATCTTCCACTGGCCCCGGTGA
- a CDS encoding methyltransferase domain-containing protein — protein sequence MWDPTQYSHFRDERKRPFFELLMRVDVDAPGHVVDLGCGTGDLTRVLAERWKGARVYGVDSSEAMVEEARRRPSPESLRFEVADLAGWEPPAPLDVLLSNAALHWVPAHDTLLKQLVAKLAPGGVLAFQVPANFEAPSHRHIDEVRELPRFAAKLASVRRGHAESLATYEGLLSGLGLKVDAWETTYLHVLPGEDAVLEWLLGTTLRPVLAALGTEEGRAFLETLRPLLRQSYPARERGTPFLFTRRFVVARRGR from the coding sequence ATGTGGGACCCGACGCAGTACTCGCACTTCCGGGACGAGCGGAAGCGTCCCTTCTTCGAGCTGCTGATGCGCGTGGACGTGGACGCGCCCGGGCACGTGGTGGACCTGGGCTGTGGCACGGGAGACCTGACGCGCGTGCTGGCCGAGCGGTGGAAGGGCGCGCGGGTGTACGGCGTGGACTCCTCGGAAGCGATGGTGGAGGAGGCGCGCCGCCGTCCGTCACCGGAGTCACTGCGCTTCGAGGTGGCGGACCTCGCGGGCTGGGAGCCGCCCGCGCCGCTGGACGTGCTGCTCTCCAACGCGGCGCTGCACTGGGTGCCAGCGCACGACACGCTGCTGAAGCAACTGGTGGCGAAGCTGGCGCCGGGCGGAGTGCTGGCGTTCCAGGTGCCGGCCAACTTCGAGGCGCCGTCGCACCGCCACATCGACGAGGTGCGCGAGCTGCCGCGCTTCGCCGCGAAGCTGGCGTCGGTGCGCAGGGGGCACGCGGAGTCACTCGCGACGTATGAGGGACTGCTGTCGGGCCTGGGGCTGAAGGTGGACGCCTGGGAGACGACGTACCTGCACGTGCTGCCGGGCGAGGACGCGGTGCTGGAGTGGCTCCTGGGCACCACGCTGCGGCCCGTGCTGGCGGCCCTGGGGACGGAGGAGGGCAGGGCGTTCCTGGAGACGCTGAGGCCGCTGCTGCGCCAGTCCTACCCGGCGCGCGAGCGGGGCACGCCGTTCCTCTTCACCCGCCGCTTCGTGGTGGCGCGGCGGGGCCGCTGA
- a CDS encoding sialidase family protein, whose translation MTGLAGALLAAVLAAGGTPLVPVSGGNALTLPAQRHIVHIETGSGRPPTWLVAIQHGGVEGKGLVLYRSEDGLRSVRRVADVQPDATHTDRAELLAVGRDVALLYSYEGARLEPSRRHDVYFQWWRYQSGSDTWAPEPAVRVLDTPDDSTGFSRALLARDSRGRLWVQAFRLERDGSSTAVVSVSTDGGQSFVRQPDLGRVKRRGGGRLLSVGTKLVFFYAMHDGFEPTRMRVRNDSDPLDTWSPVRDAFSDGIYHGAALSAVEDGKGGIHLVYKDETERLYYRHFDGADFGPRILVEGTSDWAMQAATTRIGDTLYVFYNRMRVLNAHYELRVRVLKDGVFGGAVTLDGETTFKGYLNAVDVLPADSTEVPCLFGDSPDASSRGTVSRVALSVQPPPPPLDGGTPWPDGGTGTDAGTPGPDGGTDGGTPWPDGGVDAGTPGPDGGVGTDGGTPGTDGGTPVPDGGTSGPFTLEPVHTNTTHEVLAVDGAGTVYALALGSSRSRLVASTDGGRTFTPRGQDGGSLWTMAAMKNGTLLAVVSRSGVYSLQRSTDGGSTWKDPVSLGNYRAQGPRSFAELGSTFFFLEYQTFTSSSVPVRLWASGDGGATWAVRSTLTAHRHGYSLFSDVTTGALWATLGSSKTQSAVLRSADGGRTWSTVLGGYAANGVAGVVQSDGSLLLGQSTLYQPEYPKLLRLFPSGRVDALLQLPGPVYSLLPVPGGGWAMGTGWASSGDVHAPGDVYARIFISGNGVSWAEALRYERLSSTAFARADVWGVLSTGELLVRMENVRGFGTSGMGFQVLRVKR comes from the coding sequence ATGACGGGGCTGGCTGGTGCCCTGCTTGCCGCGGTGCTCGCGGCGGGCGGCACACCGCTGGTTCCGGTGAGCGGGGGCAATGCCCTCACGCTCCCGGCCCAGCGTCACATTGTTCACATCGAAACAGGCTCTGGGCGTCCACCGACGTGGCTGGTGGCGATTCAGCACGGGGGCGTGGAGGGCAAGGGGCTGGTGCTGTACCGCTCCGAGGACGGGCTCCGCTCCGTGCGGCGCGTGGCGGACGTGCAGCCGGACGCGACGCACACGGACCGGGCGGAGCTGCTCGCGGTGGGCCGGGACGTGGCGCTGCTCTACTCGTACGAGGGGGCGCGGCTGGAGCCCTCGCGGCGGCACGACGTCTACTTCCAGTGGTGGCGCTACCAGTCGGGCTCGGACACGTGGGCGCCGGAGCCGGCGGTGCGGGTGCTGGACACGCCGGATGACAGCACGGGCTTCTCGCGGGCGCTGCTGGCCCGGGACTCGCGCGGGCGGCTGTGGGTGCAGGCCTTCCGGCTGGAGCGGGACGGCAGCTCCACGGCGGTGGTGTCGGTGTCCACGGACGGGGGCCAAAGCTTCGTGCGCCAGCCGGACCTGGGGCGGGTGAAGCGCCGGGGCGGCGGGCGGCTGCTGAGCGTGGGGACGAAGCTCGTCTTCTTCTACGCCATGCACGACGGCTTCGAGCCCACGCGCATGCGCGTGCGCAACGACTCGGACCCGCTGGACACGTGGAGCCCGGTGCGCGACGCGTTCTCCGACGGCATCTACCACGGGGCCGCGCTGAGCGCGGTGGAGGACGGGAAGGGCGGCATCCACCTCGTCTACAAGGACGAGACGGAGCGCCTCTACTACCGGCACTTCGACGGCGCTGACTTCGGGCCACGCATCCTGGTGGAGGGCACGTCCGACTGGGCGATGCAGGCGGCCACCACGCGCATCGGTGACACGCTGTATGTCTTCTACAACCGCATGCGCGTGCTGAACGCGCACTACGAGCTGCGCGTGCGCGTGCTGAAGGACGGCGTCTTCGGCGGCGCGGTGACGCTCGACGGGGAGACGACGTTCAAGGGCTACCTCAACGCGGTGGACGTGCTGCCCGCGGACAGCACGGAGGTGCCGTGCCTCTTCGGCGACTCGCCCGACGCCAGCTCGCGGGGCACGGTGTCCCGGGTGGCCCTCAGCGTCCAGCCGCCGCCGCCGCCGCTGGACGGTGGCACGCCGTGGCCGGATGGCGGCACGGGGACGGATGCCGGTACGCCCGGCCCGGACGGCGGCACGGATGGCGGCACGCCGTGGCCGGACGGAGGCGTGGATGCGGGCACCCCCGGGCCCGACGGTGGCGTGGGCACGGATGGGGGCACGCCGGGCACGGACGGTGGGACGCCGGTGCCTGACGGCGGCACATCGGGGCCCTTCACGCTGGAGCCCGTCCACACCAACACCACGCACGAGGTGCTCGCGGTGGACGGCGCGGGCACGGTGTACGCGCTGGCGCTCGGCTCGAGCCGCTCGCGCCTGGTGGCGAGCACGGACGGCGGGCGCACCTTCACGCCGCGCGGGCAGGACGGCGGCAGCCTCTGGACGATGGCGGCGATGAAGAACGGGACGTTGCTCGCGGTGGTGAGCCGCAGCGGCGTCTACTCCCTCCAGCGCTCCACGGATGGCGGGTCCACGTGGAAGGACCCGGTGAGCCTGGGCAACTACCGCGCCCAGGGGCCGCGGAGCTTCGCGGAGCTGGGGAGCACGTTCTTCTTCCTGGAGTACCAGACCTTCACCTCGTCCAGCGTGCCGGTGCGGCTGTGGGCCAGCGGGGACGGCGGGGCGACGTGGGCGGTGCGCTCCACGCTGACGGCCCACCGGCATGGGTACTCGCTCTTCTCGGACGTGACGACGGGCGCGCTGTGGGCCACGCTCGGGAGCAGCAAGACGCAGTCGGCGGTGCTGCGCTCCGCGGACGGCGGGAGGACGTGGAGCACGGTGCTGGGCGGGTATGCCGCGAATGGCGTGGCGGGGGTGGTGCAGTCGGACGGCTCGCTGCTCCTGGGGCAGTCCACGCTGTACCAGCCGGAGTACCCGAAGCTGCTGCGGCTCTTCCCGAGCGGCCGGGTGGACGCGCTGCTCCAGCTCCCGGGCCCCGTGTACTCACTGCTCCCGGTGCCCGGAGGCGGGTGGGCCATGGGCACGGGCTGGGCGAGCTCCGGAGACGTCCATGCGCCCGGTGACGTGTATGCCCGCATCTTCATCAGCGGGAATGGGGTGTCGTGGGCGGAGGCGCTGCGCTACGAGCGGCTGAGCAGCACGGCCTTTGCCCGGGCGGACGTGTGGGGCGTGCTGTCCACGGGAGAGCTGCTGGTGCGCATGGAGAATGTGCGCGGCTTCGGAACGTCCGGCATGGGCTTCCAGGTGCTGCGAGTGAAGCGCTGA
- a CDS encoding ABC transporter ATP-binding protein: MSEAQVKTLGERRAFPPLLAVEGIKVHYGAIQALKGVSLSVGKGEVVALIGANGAGKTSTLRAVSGMLKPSAGRITLDGKDTTSLKAHQLVPRGMAHAPEGRGVFPNLSVQENLELGAYLRKDAAGVQQDMEKGFTLFPVLKERRKQMAGTLSGGEQQMLAIARALLSRPQLLLLDEPSLGLAPQVTETIFRTLREVNATGVSVLLVEQNAHLALNSAHYGYVLETGEVVMKGPGKALLESAEVRRAYLGE; this comes from the coding sequence GTGAGCGAGGCTCAGGTGAAGACGCTGGGCGAGCGCCGGGCCTTCCCGCCGCTGCTGGCGGTGGAAGGCATCAAGGTGCACTACGGCGCCATCCAGGCGCTCAAGGGCGTGTCGCTGTCGGTGGGCAAGGGCGAGGTGGTGGCCCTCATCGGCGCCAACGGCGCGGGCAAGACGAGCACGCTGCGCGCGGTGAGCGGCATGCTCAAGCCCAGCGCGGGCCGCATCACCCTGGACGGCAAGGACACCACGTCCCTCAAGGCCCACCAGCTGGTGCCCCGGGGCATGGCGCACGCGCCCGAGGGGCGGGGCGTGTTCCCCAACCTCTCCGTGCAGGAGAACCTGGAGCTGGGCGCGTACCTGCGCAAGGACGCGGCCGGCGTCCAGCAGGACATGGAGAAGGGCTTCACGCTCTTCCCGGTGCTCAAGGAGCGGCGCAAGCAGATGGCGGGGACGCTGTCGGGCGGCGAGCAGCAGATGCTGGCCATCGCCCGCGCGCTCCTGAGCCGGCCCCAGCTGCTGCTGCTGGACGAGCCCTCCCTGGGGCTGGCCCCGCAGGTGACGGAGACCATCTTCCGCACCCTGCGCGAGGTGAACGCCACCGGGGTGAGCGTGCTGCTGGTGGAGCAGAACGCCCACCTGGCGCTCAACTCGGCCCACTACGGCTATGTGCTGGAGACGGGCGAGGTGGTGATGAAGGGCCCCGGCAAGGCGCTCCTGGAGAGCGCCGAGGTCCGCCGCGCGTACCTCGGCGAATAG
- a CDS encoding ABC transporter ATP-binding protein has protein sequence MNAEAGAPLLQVDGVSIQFGGLKALTDFHLTVRQGDLLGLIGPNGAGKSTAFNVLTGVYPPTGGEVRVAGQRVNGWKPHQINHLGLARTFQNIRLFRALTALDNVKVACRAQGALHPEGVGLGAKMKGAFINYRDWWRALLLTPRFQAEERALTQQAEHLLDVMGLSHRRDEEARNLPYGEQRRLEIARALGTQPRVLLLDEPAAGMNTREKADLMVLIRKLRDDFQLGVLVIEHDMKLVMGICENITVLDHGETIARGAPAQVRSDRKVIEAYLGDSYLESHGGAA, from the coding sequence ATGAACGCAGAGGCTGGGGCCCCGCTGCTCCAGGTGGACGGGGTGAGCATCCAGTTCGGCGGCCTCAAGGCGCTGACGGACTTCCACCTCACCGTGCGGCAGGGGGACTTGCTGGGCCTCATCGGCCCCAACGGCGCGGGCAAGTCCACCGCGTTCAACGTCCTGACGGGCGTGTACCCGCCCACCGGGGGCGAGGTGCGCGTGGCCGGCCAGCGGGTGAACGGGTGGAAGCCGCACCAAATCAACCACCTGGGGCTGGCGCGCACCTTCCAGAACATCCGCCTGTTCCGCGCGCTCACCGCGCTGGACAACGTGAAGGTGGCCTGCCGGGCGCAGGGCGCGCTGCACCCGGAGGGCGTGGGGCTGGGCGCGAAGATGAAGGGCGCCTTCATCAACTACCGCGACTGGTGGCGGGCGCTGCTGCTCACCCCGCGCTTCCAGGCCGAGGAGCGGGCACTCACGCAGCAGGCGGAGCACCTGCTGGACGTGATGGGCCTGTCCCACCGCCGCGACGAGGAGGCGCGCAACCTGCCGTACGGCGAGCAGCGCCGGCTGGAGATTGCGCGCGCGCTGGGCACGCAGCCCCGGGTATTGCTGCTGGACGAGCCCGCGGCGGGCATGAACACCCGCGAGAAGGCGGACCTGATGGTGCTCATCCGCAAGCTGCGGGACGACTTCCAGCTGGGCGTGCTCGTGATTGAGCACGACATGAAGCTGGTGATGGGCATCTGCGAGAACATCACCGTGCTGGACCACGGCGAGACGATTGCCCGGGGCGCGCCGGCGCAGGTGCGCAGTGACCGGAAGGTCATCGAGGCGTACCTGGGCGACAGCTACCTGGAGAGTCACGGAGGGGCGGCGTGA